A genomic segment from Glycine max cultivar Williams 82 chromosome 1, Glycine_max_v4.0, whole genome shotgun sequence encodes:
- the LOC100779830 gene encoding tetratricopeptide repeat protein SKI3 isoform X3 translates to MDSRTDIEEEGAEHLFRRLQDSSDDASIHFDIGVFLWEKGGEAKEKAAQHFILSAKLNPKNGDCFKYLGHYYGGVSLDTQRAIKCYQRAVVLNPDDSESGEALCNLLDQGGKESLEVVVCREASEMSPRAFWAFRRLGFLQVHQKKWSEAVLSLQHALRGYPTCADLWEALGLAYQRLGRFTAAIKSYGRAIELDDTMVFALVESGNISVTLGSFSKGVEQFRQALEISPRCVPAQYGLALGLLGLAKDCINLGAYQWGASLLEEASEVARASAYFLRNISCIWKLHADIQLAYARCYPWIEDVQELEANKEAFSASIISWRRTCFLAAKHARFSYQRASHLSPWQANIYADIAVISDLITSLDKNYKQDINACRQLAEKMSMGALLLEGDSYEFWLALGCLSDHNALNQHALIRALQLNVSLAVAWGYLGKLYRKVDEKQLARQMFDRARSIDPGLALPWASMSFESCVGELESDEAFESCSRAVQIMPLAEFQLGLTKLALLSGHLSSSQVFGAIQQAVQLSPHYPESHNLHGLVCEARNDYKSASTFYRLARHAINIGSRSIHNSHIREISINLARSLSKAGNAADALQECEHLKKEGALDDEGLQVYGFSLWQLGENDLALSVARSLAATLSSMQKTSVATSICFICRLVYYIRGLDAAITSIVKMPKELFQSSKVSFVMTAINALDRQNRLGFVVSSSRYFLKYHEEIAGMHLLIALSKLVKNESDCCLDIQSGVAHLKKALHMFPNCSLIRNLLGYLMVSSKELNNCHVATRCCKLDHLDLSDQKGFKSASDIHGAGAVACYTTGNSIPKFTFPTCTKQCSNHPGAIRHLQKCFHQKPWNHDSRYLLVLNYLQRAREQRFPHHLCRILNRLTHAALSNDLYSRTEMLYRYRYFQLLLCASEISLQCGNHMTCITHAKKASELVLPDDYLFFAHLLLCRVYAMKGDHLSFQKEYIRCLELKTDYHIGWICLKLMECQYELQIDSNTIDLNFEECVKRSGKLCNMWMAVYNLVRGMISLQKRDLVSAEDFMAQACSLAGFESCLFLCHGAICMELVRQCHGSQFLSRAINSLTKVHEHSLIPLPFVSVLVAQAEGSHGSKERWNRNLRLEWYNWPPEMRPAELYFQMHMLARQLKVGPNASIESTQSPHRWVIRAIHMNPSCMRYWRILQKLMEET, encoded by the exons ATGGACTCACGTACAGACATA GAGGAAGAAGGGGCGGAACATCTCTTCCGACGCTTGCAGGATTCCTCAGATGACGCCTCGATACATTTTGATATT GGCGTGTTCTTGTGGGAAAAAGGAGGAGAAGCGAAGGAAAAAGCTGCTCAACATTTTATTCTATCGGCCAAATTAAACCCTAAGAATGGAGACTGCTTCAAATATCTGGGCCATTATTATGGCGGCGTTTCCCTTGATACTCAGAGAGCTATTAAGTGTTACCAACGAGCTGTTGTTCTCAATCCCGATGATTCCGAGTCTGGG GAAGCGCTGTGCAATTTACTTGACCAAGGCGGAAAGGAGAGTTTGGAGGTGGTGGTATGCCGGGAAGCTTCTGAAATGTCACCGAGGGCTTTCTGGGCTTTCCGAAGATTGGGTTTCCTGCAG gttcatcaaaagaaatggtCTGAAGCTGTTCTGAGTCTTCAACATGCTCTTAGAGGCTATCCTACATGTGCTGATTTGTGGGAA gcTTTGGGCCTTGCTTATCAGCGACTGGGCAGGTTTACTGCAGCTATAAAG TCTTATGGCCGTGCAATTGAGTTGGATGATACAATGGTCTTTGCTTTGGTGGAAAGTGGAAATATCTCTGTGACTCTTGGTTCATTTAGCAAG GGAGTTGAACAATTTCGACAAGCTTTGGAGATTTCACCACGGTGTGTGCCTGCACAATATGGACTTGCTTTGGGGCTGCTTGGTTTGGCAAAAGATTGCATTAACCTAGGAGCATATCAATGGGGGGCTTCACTGTTAGAg GAAGCATCTGAGGTTGCAAGGGCAAgtgcttattttttaagaaatatctCATGTATTTGGAAACTACATGCTGATATTCAG CTTGCATATGCTAGATGCTATCCTTGGATTGAGGATGTCCAAGAATTGGAAGCTAATAAGGAAGCTTTCAGTGCTTCTATCATTTCTTGGAGGAGGACCTGCTTTTTGGCTGCAAAACATGCAAGGTTTTCATATCAACGAGCGTCGCACTTGTCTCCCTGGCAAGCAAACATCTATGCTGATATTGCTGTGATTTCAGATCTTATCACGTCATTGGACAAAAATTACAAGCAAGACATAAATGCATG CAGGCAATTGGCAGAGAAGATGTCTATGGGAGCCTTGCTACTTGAAGGTGATAGTTATGAGTTCTGGCTGGCATTGGGGTGTTTGTCTGATCATAATGCACTAAATCAACATGCTTTGATCAGAGCATTGCAATTGAATGTATCTCTAGCTGTTGCTTGGGGATATCTTGGGAAG CTGTATCGTAAAGTGGATGAAAAGCAATTGGCAAGGCAAATGTTTGATCGTGCTAGAAGTATTGATCCTGGCCTTGCATTGCCATGGGCAAGCATGTCATTTGAGTCTTGTGTGGG GGAGCTTGAATCAGATGAGGCATTTGAGAGCTGTTCACGGGCTGTGCAGATAATGCCT TTAGCTGAATTCCAACTTGGGCTCACTAAGCTTGCTTTGTTGAGTGGACATCTCTCATCTTCTCAG GTTTTTGGAGCTATTCAGCAGGCTGTGCAGCTTTCTCCTCACTATCCTGAATCCCATAATTTACATGGGCTGGTTTGTGAGGCTCGAAATGATTATAAGTCTGCTTCTACTTTTTATAGGTTAGCACGTCATGCAATTAACATTGGCTCACGGAGTATTCACAACTCACATATCAGGGAAATATCAATCAATTTGGCCAGATCCCTTTCTAAG GCAGGGAATGCTGCTGATGCTTTGCAGGAATGTGAACATTTGAAGAAAGAAG GGGCACTTGATGATGAAGGCTTACAAGTATATGGTTTCTCATTGTGGCAACTTGGTGAAAATGATTTGGCTCTCTCTGTAGCTAGAAGTCTCGCTGCAACTCTTTCTTCTATGCAAAAGACATCTGTGGCAACATCTATATGTTTCATTTGTAGATTAGTATACTACATACGTGGACTGGATGCAGCCATCACAAGCATTGTGAAAATGCCAAAGGAACTATTTCAAAGTTCAAAAGTTAGTTTTGTTATGACAGCTATCAATGCTCTTGATAGACAAAATCGTCTTGGATTTGTTGTCTCAAGTAGCCGATATTTTCTCAAGTATCATGAAGAAATTGCTGGGATGCACCTTTTAATAGCACTAAGTAAACTG GTGAAAAATGAGTCTGATTGCTGCCTTGACATTCAGAGTGGAGTTGCTCACCTCAAAAAAGCTCTGCACATGTTCCCTAACTGTAGTTTGATAAG GAACCTTCTTGGCTACCTCATGGTATCCAGTAAGGAGTTAAACAATTGTCATGTGGCAACAAGGTGTTGTAAACTTGACCATCTTGATCTTTCCGATCAAAAAGGTTTCAAATCAGCTTCTGATATTCATGGTGCAGGAGCAGTTGCTTGCTATACCACTGGCAACAGCATTCCAAAGTTCACCTTTCCAACATGTACAAAGCAGTGTTCTAATCATCCCGGAGCTATCAGACACCTGCAGAA GTGCTTTCATCAGAAACCATGGAATCATGATTCCCGCTACTTGCTTGTTCTTAACTATCTTCAGAGGGCACGTGAGCAAAGATTTCCTCATCATCTTTGTCGCATACTAAATCGTCTAACTCATGCTGCTCTTTCAAATGATTTGTATAGTAGGACAGAAATGTTGTATCGATATAGATACTTCCAACTTCTACTTTGTGCTTCTGAGATCAGTTTACAATGTGGGAATCATATGACTTGTATCACCCATGCCAAAAAGGCTTCTGAACTTGTGCTTCCTGATGATTATTTATTCTTTGCGCATCTACTATTATGCCGTGTGTATGCCATGAAAGGTGATCATCTAAGTTttcaaaaagaatatataaggTGTTTGGAGCTCAAGACAGATTATCACATTGGTTGGATCTGTCTCAAACTTATGGAATGTCAATATGAACTGCAAATTGATTCAAATACCATAGACTTGAACTTTGAAGAATGTGTTAAAAGAAGTGGAAAGTTGTGCAATATGTGGATGGCTGTATATAACCTGGTGAGAGGTATGATTTCCTTGCAGAAGAGGGATTTAGTCTCAGCAGAAGATTTCATGGCACAGGCTTGTTCATTAGCAGGTTTTGAGAGCTGCCTCTTTCTATGTCATG gtGCCATCTGTATGGAACTTGTTCGGCAGTGCCATGGTTCTCAGTTCCTATCACGGGCCATTAATAGTCTTACCAAAGTTCATGAGCATTCACTTATTCCCTTACCTTTTGTCTCGGTATTGGTAGCTCAAGCAGAAGGAAGCCATGGTTCTAAGGAGAGGTGGAACAGAAACCTTCGGCTTGAATGGTATAATTGGCCACCAG AAATGAGGCCTGCAGAGCTCTACTTTCAAATGCATATGCTTGCACGACAGTTGAAAGTTGGACCAAACGCTAGCATAGAGTCCACTCAGAGTCCTCATAGATGGGTTATTCGAGCAATTCACATGAACCCTTCTTGCATGCGATATTGGAGGATTTTACAGAAGCTTATGGAAGAGACTTGA